In Streptomyces capitiformicae, one genomic interval encodes:
- a CDS encoding SPW_0924 family protein, whose translation MRALVAAATGLALAFALAFTITLLGSTTGETSPKPLLTTVPAHP comes from the coding sequence ATGCGTGCCCTCGTCGCCGCCGCGACCGGTCTCGCCCTGGCGTTCGCCCTGGCCTTCACGATCACACTGCTGGGCTCGACGACCGGCGAGACGTCACCGAAGCCACTGCTGACGACCGTGCCCGCACATCCGTGA